One region of Exiguobacterium acetylicum genomic DNA includes:
- a CDS encoding ABC transporter ATP-binding protein, with protein sequence MLRRFYQYYIPHKRLFWLDFISALFVGVLELAFPLAVQWFIDSLLPNGEMNWIILVSVGLLALYIISTLMQFVVNYFGHKLGINIETDMRRQLFSHVQKQSFRFFDNTKTGHIMSRITNDLFDIGELAHHGPEDAFIAVMTLLGAFSIMLTINVPLALVTIIAVPFLIWLISYANVRMNKSWDQMYGNIAEVNSRVEDSVSGVRVVQSFTNEAYEIERFEKDNATFRQSKINAYKVMSKSLSGIYLTTRLMTLAVLVVGAYLTYRGTLTAGELVGFILYMNILLKPIDKITALLEMYPKGMAGFKRFLSMIDEDASIPDASDALVVDRLNGGITFKDVAFGYEADRLILENINLTVVPGQTVAFVGTSGAGKTTICSLIPRFYDVLDGAITIDGIDIRQMTKESLRQQIGIVQQDVFLFSGTIAENIAYGDLNATHEDIVQAAERAHLGPMIADLPDGYATQIGERGLKLSGGQKQRLAIARMFLKNPPILILDEATSALDTETEALIQESLAELSENRTTLVIAHRLATIRNADKIFVVTKDGIVEEGSHDELMDQGGYFSRLLERQRV encoded by the coding sequence ATGTTACGCCGTTTTTATCAGTATTATATCCCGCACAAACGATTATTCTGGCTCGATTTCATATCTGCCTTATTCGTCGGGGTTTTAGAACTTGCTTTTCCACTCGCTGTCCAGTGGTTCATCGACTCCTTGTTGCCAAACGGTGAGATGAACTGGATCATCCTCGTCAGCGTCGGACTATTAGCACTCTACATCATCAGTACGTTGATGCAGTTCGTCGTCAATTATTTCGGACATAAGCTTGGGATTAATATCGAGACCGATATGCGTCGCCAATTGTTTAGTCATGTGCAGAAACAGTCGTTCCGTTTCTTCGACAATACGAAGACGGGGCATATCATGAGTCGGATCACGAACGATTTGTTTGATATCGGGGAACTTGCCCATCACGGTCCGGAAGATGCCTTTATTGCCGTCATGACGTTGCTTGGTGCGTTCTCGATCATGTTGACAATCAATGTGCCACTTGCACTCGTGACAATCATCGCCGTACCATTCCTGATCTGGCTGATCAGCTATGCGAACGTTCGGATGAATAAATCGTGGGACCAGATGTATGGTAACATCGCGGAAGTCAATTCACGTGTCGAGGACAGTGTCTCTGGTGTCCGTGTCGTTCAGTCATTCACGAACGAAGCTTACGAAATCGAGCGTTTTGAAAAAGACAACGCGACGTTCCGGCAGTCGAAAATCAATGCCTACAAGGTCATGAGTAAGAGTCTATCCGGCATTTACTTGACGACCCGTTTGATGACGCTTGCCGTCTTAGTCGTCGGTGCCTACTTGACGTATCGTGGCACTTTAACGGCCGGAGAGCTCGTTGGATTCATTCTTTATATGAACATCTTGCTGAAGCCGATCGACAAAATCACCGCATTACTTGAGATGTATCCAAAAGGGATGGCTGGCTTCAAACGTTTCCTCTCGATGATTGATGAGGATGCATCGATTCCAGATGCGTCAGACGCACTCGTCGTTGATCGGTTGAACGGTGGCATCACATTCAAGGATGTCGCGTTCGGTTATGAAGCCGATCGTCTCATTCTAGAGAATATCAATCTGACAGTCGTACCGGGTCAGACCGTCGCGTTCGTCGGAACATCGGGAGCAGGGAAGACGACGATCTGTTCGTTGATTCCACGTTTTTACGATGTTCTGGATGGCGCAATCACGATTGACGGAATCGATATCCGGCAGATGACGAAGGAGTCTCTGAGACAACAAATCGGGATCGTTCAGCAGGATGTCTTTTTGTTCTCAGGAACGATCGCTGAAAACATCGCCTACGGTGATCTGAATGCGACGCACGAAGACATCGTGCAAGCGGCAGAACGTGCCCATCTCGGCCCGATGATCGCGGATCTACCTGATGGGTATGCGACACAAATCGGCGAACGGGGACTCAAATTGTCGGGTGGACAAAAGCAACGACTCGCGATTGCGCGGATGTTCCTTAAGAACCCGCCGATTCTGATTCTTGATGAAGCGACGTCTGCGCTTGATACGGAAACGGAAGCACTGATTCAAGAATCGCTTGCCGAACTGTCTGAGAACCGGACGACGCTCGTTATCGCCCACCGTTTAGCAACGATTCGAAATGCCGATAAGATTTTTGTCGTCACGAAGGACGGCATCGTCGAAGAAGGCTCGCATGATGAACTAATGGATCAAGGTGGTTACTTCTCCCGTCTGTTAGAGAGACAACGAGTTTGA
- a CDS encoding DUF4003 family protein, giving the protein MYGQFCENYDESYPVLREESSHDFHRFFALSYTIHDTVFEQTVYERLMRTIKHKTSRFSALRSRYTPLLVAHVQLNSTDPDVLIEEIIVAEKKIKHRLIRDKGVRPFFALNEVLNRRQGIDAFPYMERLHATRPHLNAAKQYVVTSTLLEQQPLPEEFLECVDTSEEWLAQYMERTSERVITAQILAAHPDPSAQQERIIAWRELLERREIIIWDRLMPILALLPSVERVDWIYVTRIVDRERARNRFSDEVNWLIAFHLLLAKTGVTRVQATLLLLAALELTKKP; this is encoded by the coding sequence ATGTACGGTCAATTCTGTGAGAATTATGATGAGAGTTATCCCGTCTTGCGGGAGGAATCGTCACATGATTTCCATCGTTTTTTTGCACTGTCCTACACGATTCATGATACCGTTTTTGAACAAACTGTCTACGAACGGCTGATGCGGACGATCAAACATAAGACGTCGCGTTTTTCAGCACTTCGGAGTCGTTATACACCGTTGCTTGTTGCCCATGTTCAATTGAATAGCACAGATCCCGATGTTCTCATCGAAGAAATCATCGTTGCGGAAAAGAAGATTAAACATCGCTTGATTCGTGATAAAGGAGTTCGCCCATTTTTTGCACTCAACGAAGTGCTGAACCGTCGACAAGGAATTGATGCGTTCCCTTATATGGAACGATTACATGCGACACGACCTCATTTGAATGCCGCGAAACAGTACGTCGTGACATCGACCTTGCTTGAACAGCAGCCATTACCAGAGGAATTTTTAGAGTGTGTCGATACATCGGAAGAATGGCTCGCGCAATATATGGAACGGACGAGTGAACGTGTCATTACGGCGCAAATCTTAGCGGCGCATCCAGATCCTTCAGCGCAACAGGAACGAATCATTGCGTGGCGGGAACTGTTAGAGCGAAGAGAAATCATCATCTGGGATCGTTTAATGCCGATTCTTGCGTTGTTACCTTCGGTGGAACGTGTCGACTGGATTTACGTGACCCGGATCGTCGACCGGGAGCGGGCACGGAATCGATTTTCAGACGAGGTCAACTGGTTGATTGCCTTTCATTTGTTGCTCGCTAAAACAGGTGTGACACGCGTTCAAGCCACGTTGTTATTGCTGGCTGCATTAGAGTTGACGAAAAAACCGTAA
- a CDS encoding lysine N(6)-hydroxylase/L-ornithine N(5)-oxygenase family protein — MYDLIGIGIGPMNLGLSALAHPTDLKTLFFDESEQFSWHPGMMIQDSMMQTSFISDLVTLADPTSSFSYLNYLRSIHRLHTFYFYEKLLISRQGYNDYLRWVATQLEDLRFSTRVIDVQDTGDSFEVLVEDVSTGKRETFEARNVVIGTGSKPAIPDTFDERVIHNTQYVMNKADLLQRNKISIVGSGQSAAEIFLDLLTTPAPERPELEWIARSTLFETLETGKLGEEIFSPSYVTYFNQLPLEVRQESVKKFARSQNGISPETLQSIYAHLYDLTEEEQRQVAIRANLEVKEITYDERFTIAMQHQELEDERSSETDAVIAATGFSPSLPSFIDRLDIVFEAPNAWKVDADYQIVRSVETAHHLYATANLELSHGPAADNLGMSVSRNQLILNAVAGTELYPVERHATFTTFD, encoded by the coding sequence ATGTATGATTTAATCGGCATTGGCATTGGTCCGATGAATTTAGGATTGAGTGCACTTGCGCATCCGACAGATTTAAAGACGTTATTTTTTGACGAAAGCGAACAATTTTCCTGGCATCCCGGCATGATGATTCAGGACTCGATGATGCAGACGAGCTTCATCTCCGATCTCGTCACACTCGCCGATCCGACAAGTTCGTTTTCCTACCTCAATTACTTACGATCGATTCACCGTCTCCACACGTTTTACTTCTATGAAAAACTTCTGATCTCAAGACAAGGTTACAACGATTACTTACGCTGGGTCGCGACACAACTTGAAGATCTCCGCTTTTCGACGCGCGTCATCGACGTGCAAGACACCGGTGATAGTTTTGAAGTCCTCGTCGAAGATGTCTCGACCGGTAAACGCGAAACGTTCGAAGCACGAAACGTCGTCATCGGCACTGGGTCAAAACCCGCCATCCCGGATACGTTTGACGAACGCGTCATCCACAATACGCAATATGTCATGAACAAGGCAGATTTACTTCAGCGCAACAAAATCAGCATCGTCGGCTCCGGTCAAAGTGCCGCCGAGATTTTCCTTGATCTCTTGACGACGCCTGCTCCAGAGCGTCCTGAACTCGAGTGGATCGCGCGTTCGACACTGTTTGAGACACTTGAGACCGGCAAACTCGGAGAAGAAATTTTTTCACCGAGCTACGTCACGTACTTCAACCAACTTCCACTCGAAGTACGACAAGAGTCGGTCAAGAAGTTTGCTCGCTCTCAGAACGGTATCAGTCCGGAGACGCTTCAATCAATCTACGCCCATCTCTATGATTTGACGGAAGAGGAACAACGACAGGTCGCGATCCGCGCAAATCTCGAAGTAAAAGAGATTACGTATGATGAGCGGTTCACGATTGCGATGCAACATCAAGAACTTGAGGACGAGCGCTCGTCTGAAACAGATGCCGTCATTGCGGCAACTGGTTTTTCGCCATCCCTTCCGAGCTTCATCGACCGACTTGATATCGTGTTCGAAGCACCGAATGCCTGGAAAGTCGATGCCGACTACCAAATCGTGCGTTCGGTCGAGACAGCCCATCATCTGTATGCAACCGCTAATTTAGAATTATCACACGGTCCGGCTGCGGATAATCTTGGTATGTCCGTCTCGCGGAACCAGTTGATCTTAAATGCGGTCGCTGGTACGGAACTGTATCCGGTCGAGCGACATGCGACGTTTACGACGTTCGATTAA
- a CDS encoding S1C family serine protease, whose amino-acid sequence MAGKTKVLLPGLTGGIIGAVLTATVAFPILLDQEQQVADTPLSNGMPKQVSTTTNDPVTNAVATAQKSVVTVTNYQAGNSMSQQEAAAGSGSGVIYKKEDGKAYIITNHHVVDGASKLDVTLNDGKTLSAKLLGSDETYDLAVLEVDASDVPGVITLGKSADLKAGQTVLAIGNPLGEFQNSVTRGIVSSKDRTVPVDTNSDGQDDFNTTVIQTDAAINPGNSGGALINEQGQLVGINSMKIAESGVEGVGFSIPIDDALPILKQLETNGKVEHPTLGVSLQDVAAFPAGYLKDQVKLPDSQKTGVVVMSVEPNSPAAAAKLKTGDVITKINDSEIKAFVDIKTALIKSDGPLSLTIIRDGKTMTVETKTTTTDQL is encoded by the coding sequence ATGGCTGGAAAAACGAAAGTACTTTTACCTGGATTGACTGGAGGCATCATCGGCGCGGTCTTGACGGCTACGGTTGCCTTTCCGATCCTACTCGATCAAGAACAACAGGTCGCTGATACCCCACTTTCAAATGGTATGCCAAAACAAGTCTCAACGACGACGAATGATCCGGTGACGAACGCAGTCGCCACGGCTCAAAAATCTGTCGTGACCGTAACGAACTATCAAGCGGGCAACTCGATGTCGCAACAAGAAGCAGCAGCTGGTTCAGGGTCCGGTGTCATCTATAAGAAAGAGGACGGCAAAGCATACATCATTACGAACCATCACGTCGTCGACGGGGCATCAAAACTCGATGTAACGTTGAATGACGGCAAGACGCTCTCGGCTAAACTGCTTGGTAGCGACGAAACCTATGACTTAGCTGTGCTTGAAGTGGACGCAAGCGATGTTCCGGGTGTCATCACACTCGGAAAATCAGCGGACTTAAAAGCCGGACAAACCGTCCTCGCAATCGGTAACCCGCTCGGTGAGTTCCAAAACTCCGTCACACGCGGAATCGTCAGTTCGAAAGACCGGACCGTACCGGTCGATACGAACAGTGACGGACAAGACGACTTCAATACGACAGTCATTCAAACGGATGCTGCCATCAACCCTGGTAACTCAGGGGGTGCTTTGATCAATGAACAAGGACAACTCGTCGGAATCAACTCGATGAAAATCGCTGAGTCTGGTGTTGAAGGCGTCGGCTTCAGTATCCCGATCGATGATGCATTACCAATCCTCAAACAGCTTGAAACAAACGGTAAAGTCGAGCATCCGACGCTCGGTGTATCCTTACAAGACGTCGCGGCGTTCCCTGCTGGCTATCTAAAAGACCAAGTCAAACTACCAGACAGTCAAAAAACAGGTGTCGTCGTCATGTCGGTCGAACCGAACAGTCCAGCTGCTGCGGCTAAACTGAAAACAGGTGATGTCATCACGAAAATCAATGACTCCGAAATCAAAGCATTCGTTGACATCAAAACGGCACTGATCAAATCAGATGGACCGCTTTCTTTGACGATCATCCGTGATGGGAAAACGATGACGGTCGAAACCAAAACAACGACGACCGACCAGCTGTAA
- a CDS encoding DoxX family protein → MLLRLVYGAGLLFAGVGHFRNEKGFVSIMPSFIPFKRFFVQVTGVIEIAYGVMLLTGKGVHLVRKTLPAFLYAVLPANVNMAVNPKPINGKRLPSWLLWTRLPLQWGLVSLAKRLK, encoded by the coding sequence ATGCTATTGCGTCTAGTCTATGGAGCAGGATTACTGTTTGCGGGAGTTGGTCATTTCCGCAATGAAAAGGGATTCGTCAGCATCATGCCGTCGTTCATTCCGTTCAAGCGCTTTTTCGTTCAAGTGACAGGTGTCATCGAAATCGCTTACGGTGTCATGTTGTTGACAGGAAAAGGGGTGCACCTCGTCCGTAAGACGCTTCCTGCCTTCTTATATGCAGTCTTACCCGCAAACGTCAACATGGCAGTCAATCCGAAGCCGATTAATGGAAAACGTCTTCCGTCTTGGTTGCTTTGGACACGGTTGCCGCTCCAATGGGGACTCGTCTCTCTTGCGAAACGCCTGAAATGA
- a CDS encoding SGNH/GDSL hydrolase family protein, with protein MKRLRWPLFLTVSLVLTAIFGYGFVSAYSDVVNPPKRAVLTPTKEEPVKKGGTYVALGDSLTRGVGASNGNSYAAIVGRDLVKDNTVERFQNLAVSGARTEDLLKQLKQKEVLRSIEQAKVISVTIGGNDLFNRGEGVANFNAKKTAETVTTAQTNLKKTFSILREQNPDAVIFYVGLYNPFRATENGEAFDAIVQDWNAKSRTLGIEYDVEIIDTFNLVRDVKRDLSSDQFHPNDSTYEEIAKASLLAVNKRF; from the coding sequence ATGAAGCGATTACGCTGGCCCCTGTTTTTAACCGTCTCACTCGTTTTGACGGCAATCTTTGGATACGGCTTCGTCAGTGCCTATAGTGACGTCGTCAACCCACCAAAACGTGCCGTCCTGACACCTACGAAGGAAGAACCTGTCAAAAAAGGCGGGACGTACGTCGCGCTTGGTGATTCCTTGACACGTGGTGTCGGAGCATCAAACGGCAATAGTTACGCAGCAATCGTCGGTCGCGATCTTGTCAAAGATAACACAGTCGAGCGCTTCCAGAATCTTGCCGTCAGTGGTGCCCGGACGGAAGATTTACTGAAACAACTCAAACAAAAAGAAGTCCTACGCTCAATCGAACAAGCAAAAGTCATCTCGGTGACGATTGGCGGAAATGACTTATTCAACCGTGGTGAAGGCGTCGCAAACTTCAATGCGAAGAAGACAGCCGAAACCGTCACGACGGCCCAAACGAACTTGAAAAAGACGTTCAGTATCCTACGAGAACAAAATCCGGATGCTGTCATTTTCTACGTCGGGCTCTATAATCCTTTCCGCGCGACGGAAAACGGTGAAGCATTCGATGCCATCGTTCAAGATTGGAATGCAAAATCGCGGACGCTCGGTATCGAGTACGATGTCGAGATCATCGACACATTCAATCTCGTGCGTGACGTCAAACGTGATTTATCGAGTGATCAATTCCACCCGAATGATTCTACCTACGAAGAGATCGCAAAAGCTTCCTTACTTGCTGTCAACAAACGTTTCTAA
- a CDS encoding ABC transporter ATP-binding protein, whose product MKPTVKLEGVTKVIGKKTIIDNISFEIQPGEVFGFLGPNGAGKTTTIRMLVGLIKPTSGKITVCDFDVRKQFVQAMERIGSIVENPELYKYLTGRENLQVFARMLPNVDEARIQEVIDLVDLTARVDDQVRTYSLGMRQRLGIAQALLGRPSVLILDEPTNGLDPMGIRDLRQFIRRLVEETGLSVLVSSHILAEIEMLADRVAIMSYGKIVQVGTVKELVESLAPGVDWRVDDAFKANEILSASDLVQVSEVVDANTVHTLMDASKTPALNKQLLEAGVEVWTIERKVQTLEDLFITLTGGDHIA is encoded by the coding sequence GTGAAACCAACAGTGAAATTAGAAGGTGTAACAAAGGTGATCGGAAAAAAGACGATCATCGATAATATCTCGTTTGAGATTCAACCAGGTGAAGTCTTTGGCTTCCTTGGACCGAACGGGGCTGGGAAAACGACGACAATCCGGATGCTCGTCGGCTTGATTAAACCGACGTCCGGTAAAATCACGGTCTGTGACTTCGACGTTCGCAAACAGTTCGTCCAAGCGATGGAGCGAATCGGCTCAATTGTCGAAAATCCGGAGTTGTATAAGTATTTGACAGGGCGCGAAAATCTACAAGTCTTTGCCCGGATGTTACCGAATGTCGATGAGGCACGGATTCAGGAAGTCATTGATCTCGTCGATTTGACGGCGCGTGTTGACGATCAAGTCCGGACATACTCGCTCGGGATGCGGCAGCGTCTCGGAATCGCACAAGCGTTACTCGGACGACCAAGCGTCTTGATTCTCGACGAACCGACGAATGGTCTCGATCCAATGGGAATTCGGGATTTACGTCAATTCATCCGCCGGCTCGTCGAGGAAACGGGACTGTCGGTCCTCGTCTCGAGTCATATCTTGGCTGAGATCGAAATGCTTGCCGATCGAGTTGCGATTATGAGTTATGGCAAAATCGTTCAAGTCGGAACGGTCAAGGAACTAGTCGAGTCGCTCGCACCAGGAGTTGATTGGCGTGTTGACGATGCCTTTAAGGCGAATGAGATTTTATCGGCATCTGACTTAGTCCAAGTGTCCGAAGTCGTCGATGCGAATACAGTTCATACTTTGATGGATGCAAGCAAGACACCAGCGCTCAACAAGCAGCTGCTCGAAGCAGGTGTCGAAGTCTGGACGATTGAACGAAAAGTCCAAACGCTCGAAGATCTGTTTATCACGTTAACGGGAGGCGATCACATTGCGTAA
- a CDS encoding ABC transporter permease, protein MRNPNMIGLVRNEVTKIASKRRFAVVAIILVVLVSMFTYAQYRDIQEQIKKQGTLDWRVELQQDIVDTQNRLASSSIQDEFRQFLEFDLKQNQYYLDNDINPNYPGAPTFIRIFFSQGLTLILPLFIIVIMADIVSGEQNDGTIKTLLSRPVRRWKILMAKWLTVLLYTSMLMALTVAVCYAISGIVLGYDGWTAPILTGFQASPSGTFSTEFVHTLPMWEYLLMAVGLAWIVTAVVGTIALMVSVLVKNTATGIGIMMAVLISGTLLTTLGSSWTSSKYLVNVNFGLINYLDGQAPPIEGMTLPFSLAVLGCWTVAALIVAFWNFTQKDMY, encoded by the coding sequence TTGCGTAATCCGAACATGATCGGTCTCGTACGAAATGAAGTGACGAAAATTGCTTCAAAACGTCGTTTTGCTGTCGTTGCGATCATTCTCGTCGTCCTCGTCTCGATGTTTACGTACGCACAGTACCGAGACATCCAAGAACAGATCAAAAAGCAGGGAACACTTGATTGGCGGGTTGAGTTACAACAAGACATCGTCGACACGCAGAACCGTCTTGCTTCCAGCAGTATTCAAGATGAGTTCCGTCAGTTCCTTGAGTTCGATCTGAAACAAAATCAGTATTATCTCGATAACGACATCAACCCGAACTATCCGGGAGCCCCGACGTTCATCCGGATATTCTTCTCGCAAGGATTGACGCTGATCTTACCGCTGTTCATCATCGTCATTATGGCGGATATCGTCAGTGGGGAGCAAAATGATGGAACGATCAAGACGCTCCTGTCGCGACCAGTCCGGCGCTGGAAGATCCTGATGGCGAAATGGTTGACGGTGTTACTCTATACGTCGATGCTGATGGCATTGACCGTTGCCGTCTGTTACGCGATATCCGGGATCGTCCTCGGCTATGACGGCTGGACCGCACCGATCTTGACCGGTTTCCAAGCCTCACCGAGCGGTACGTTCTCGACCGAGTTCGTGCATACATTACCGATGTGGGAGTACCTCTTGATGGCAGTCGGTCTAGCGTGGATCGTCACAGCTGTCGTCGGAACGATCGCCTTGATGGTCTCTGTTCTCGTCAAAAACACAGCGACAGGGATCGGAATCATGATGGCAGTCTTGATTTCCGGTACGTTACTGACGACACTCGGTTCAAGTTGGACGAGCTCGAAATATCTCGTCAACGTCAATTTCGGACTGATCAACTATCTCGATGGACAAGCGCCACCAATCGAAGGGATGACGCTTCCGTTCTCCCTTGCCGTCCTCGGTTGTTGGACGGTCGCGGCGCTAATCGTTGCGTTCTGGAACTTCACACAAAAAGATATGTATTAA
- the miaA gene encoding tRNA (adenosine(37)-N6)-dimethylallyltransferase MiaA — protein MKKQPVIVIVGPTAVGKTKTGIELAKRLNGEVLSGDSVQVYQGMDIGSAKVTTEEMEGVPHHLLDLVTPDDEMSVARFQTVARATIDEIASRGKLPIIVGGTGLYIRSILYDYQFTEQAEDPALRAELEAYAATHGANALHDQLKELDPVRAEAIHPNNIQRVVRAIEVARTGQTQTTGSKPALYESLLFVLHMEDRDRLYDRIDQRVDMMVESGLLEEVARLDAAGYRHTKALQAIGYKEMLPVLDGAPLDPAVDMLKRNTRRFAKRQLTWFRHQFDGVWVDMGKFSFEETFKIIYDRTVEFLKAVK, from the coding sequence ATGAAGAAACAACCAGTCATCGTCATTGTCGGACCGACGGCAGTCGGAAAAACGAAGACGGGCATTGAACTAGCCAAACGATTAAACGGCGAAGTCTTATCGGGAGACTCCGTCCAAGTCTATCAAGGGATGGACATCGGATCAGCAAAAGTGACGACCGAAGAGATGGAGGGGGTGCCGCACCATCTGCTGGATCTCGTGACACCGGATGATGAGATGAGTGTAGCGCGTTTTCAGACGGTTGCCCGAGCGACGATTGATGAGATTGCAAGTCGGGGTAAGTTACCGATCATCGTTGGTGGAACAGGGCTATATATCCGTTCGATTTTATATGATTACCAGTTCACCGAGCAGGCGGAAGATCCAGCCTTACGGGCTGAACTCGAAGCGTACGCGGCGACGCACGGAGCGAATGCATTGCATGACCAGTTGAAGGAACTCGATCCGGTTCGTGCGGAAGCGATTCATCCGAATAATATCCAGCGGGTCGTACGAGCGATCGAGGTCGCGCGGACCGGTCAGACACAAACGACCGGTAGTAAGCCGGCACTTTATGAGAGTCTACTGTTCGTCCTACACATGGAAGACCGGGATCGCTTATATGACCGAATCGATCAACGAGTAGATATGATGGTCGAAAGTGGGCTTCTTGAAGAAGTGGCGCGTCTTGACGCTGCCGGGTATCGACACACGAAGGCGCTACAAGCGATTGGTTATAAAGAGATGCTACCAGTCCTCGACGGGGCACCACTCGATCCTGCCGTTGATATGTTGAAACGAAACACACGACGCTTCGCTAAACGTCAATTGACGTGGTTCCGTCATCAATTTGATGGCGTTTGGGTAGATATGGGAAAGTTTTCATTTGAAGAAACGTTCAAAATTATCTATGATAGAACTGTAGAGTTTCTGAAAGCGGTTAAATAA
- the hfq gene encoding RNA chaperone Hfq, whose product MKATYNIQDVFLNQLRKDAVPTTVFLISGYQLRGLIKSFDNFTVILESEGKQQLIYKHAISTFAPARNVTLYEQEETQEVSR is encoded by the coding sequence ATGAAAGCGACATACAATATTCAGGACGTCTTTTTAAATCAATTACGGAAAGATGCAGTCCCGACAACGGTTTTCTTAATCAGTGGGTATCAATTACGGGGGCTAATCAAGTCATTCGATAACTTCACAGTCATTTTGGAGTCGGAAGGCAAACAGCAATTGATCTACAAACATGCGATCTCGACGTTCGCACCAGCGCGCAACGTGACGTTATATGAACAAGAAGAGACGCAAGAAGTCTCTCGCTAA
- a CDS encoding DUF2283 domain-containing protein: protein MTIRMTYDQEAEMGYLYLFPETFTPVIEDTDELEENAFLSVDVDQEGRIVGIEFFDEEANVIRDGLANAFLYEEQADRFSLRLQNTVPKSSCHLHGVTFYFAETNHTGFIGFDILDLERYPVDILRTLAQPAYK, encoded by the coding sequence ATGACAATTCGAATGACTTATGATCAAGAAGCAGAAATGGGATATCTATATCTCTTCCCAGAGACATTTACTCCCGTAATTGAAGACACGGACGAGCTAGAAGAAAATGCATTCCTTAGTGTAGACGTTGATCAAGAGGGACGCATCGTCGGAATCGAATTTTTTGATGAAGAGGCAAACGTGATCCGTGACGGTCTTGCCAATGCATTCCTTTACGAGGAACAAGCAGATCGTTTCTCACTCCGATTGCAAAACACGGTTCCGAAAAGCTCGTGTCACCTCCACGGTGTTACGTTCTACTTTGCCGAAACCAATCATACCGGATTCATCGGATTTGATATCCTCGACTTAGAACGATATCCTGTCGATATTCTTCGTACGCTTGCTCAGCCAGCTTATAAATAA
- a CDS encoding tyrosine-type recombinase/integrase: MAREQSYTLPEFIERYLFYLTTSGRQLSTVRRYRYDLIEVHRYMTDVDQPLETIDDFKAISIETWKTFINEYLIEEKLYQQATVARIVTVINQVNYQIRQTKAKLIEYAQPTHELTAKHVASFKEYEQLVRTNQSDRGLTEHQLKARPFLIDRNELILRLFYRYGLRVHHIIGLKMHDLNFAQQEMTVHDRLGNRYLLHLEREDQDIMLRYLKTIPEPVRPRYHSTDPFFVAFDFARMTFRWVYSKNAPKQLSIVMITKMMRQLNERSDNKRVLTPSMLRNSFILKTYQDEMTKEERLQKTCLYKDVSLRRYEEAVEELTPLL; encoded by the coding sequence ATGGCACGCGAACAGTCGTATACGCTTCCAGAGTTCATTGAACGCTACCTGTTTTATCTAACGACAAGTGGACGGCAACTTTCGACCGTCCGACGCTATCGCTATGATCTCATCGAAGTCCATCGTTATATGACGGATGTCGACCAACCACTCGAGACGATCGACGATTTTAAGGCGATTTCAATCGAGACGTGGAAGACGTTCATCAATGAGTACTTGATCGAAGAGAAACTCTACCAGCAAGCGACGGTCGCTCGAATCGTCACCGTCATCAATCAAGTCAATTACCAGATTCGACAAACGAAAGCGAAGCTGATCGAATACGCACAACCGACGCACGAATTAACGGCAAAACACGTCGCTTCCTTCAAGGAATACGAGCAATTGGTGCGGACGAATCAATCTGATCGTGGCTTGACGGAACATCAATTGAAGGCACGTCCGTTTTTAATCGATCGAAACGAACTGATCCTTCGATTGTTTTATCGCTACGGTCTACGTGTCCATCACATCATTGGTTTGAAGATGCATGACCTCAATTTCGCCCAGCAAGAGATGACCGTCCATGATCGGCTTGGCAATCGTTACCTGCTTCACCTCGAGCGGGAAGATCAAGACATCATGTTGCGTTACTTGAAGACGATTCCGGAACCGGTCCGTCCCCGTTATCACAGCACCGACCCCTTTTTCGTCGCCTTCGACTTTGCTCGGATGACGTTCCGCTGGGTCTACAGCAAAAATGCACCGAAGCAACTGTCGATCGTCATGATCACGAAGATGATGCGTCAGCTGAATGAACGGTCGGATAATAAACGGGTCTTGACGCCGTCGATGTTACGCAACAGTTTTATCCTGAAAACATATCAGGACGAGATGACGAAGGAAGAACGCCTACAGAAGACATGCCTCTATAAGGATGTCTCGCTCCGACGTTATGAAGAGGCGGTTGAGGAGCTAACGCCGTTATTGTAA